The Anabas testudineus chromosome 3, fAnaTes1.2, whole genome shotgun sequence sequence GAGGTTAATCACAAACTTGCATTCTTGTCAGATGAGGAACTGAAACACTTAATACTGAGGGTAAGTCGTCTTCActatatactaatatatttaaattgacACTTAAATAGAAGTTGATACTCAAAGTCATTTTCTTGCTTTGCTTGGTTCAATGAATACTGCTGCTCTGTATCCCtcacatttttgtctttatgtctcATTATGTAGCTGTAACGTAGCCCACAAATAGCTGCCACATGCAAACACTTGCAACTAGCATTGATGCTTCTGAGCAAAGCTGTGTCTTTTTCTAGTTATGATGCAcagttaattaaatgaaaaacctTGCCCATGGGTCAGATACCACTAAAGAAAACCACattattaagtattttttatgtttagaaTAATTTGAAGGTTTAATTTAGAAAGTTCACTGGCTGTGATATGGAGGAGTTTCACACCGTGGGATTTTATCTTCAACCAGGAAGAAGGTGGATTAGTAGTTAAATCTTGTTTTCTAGTCTGATGTTTTCTTGTGCTAAAGtgttcatttacagtttgttgcACTGCCCTCAAGTGGCTAAAAATCTCCTACTGCAGGTTCAAAAGGATTTTGAAGGTTTTTAGTCATTAGGGAGGAAACAGGTAGATCAGCCATCAGcaaaataatattattgttCTTTCCATCAGACTGTGGGTGTAAAAAGAGCTGTAGAACATGAACTAAAAACCACTTAGTCTCCCTAGGTGGAAGAATTTACAAAGGAAAACTGTCCAACTATTCAGCTCACACTGCTGGGACCACTAAATCAATAGATCAAGGCTCAGGCTGCACTCACATCACAATACAATCTTGTTTTTCGCCACTAAGAGCTTCGGGTCAGCTCTGACTGAATGGTTTTCAgattaataatttaaatcttATAACCTGTGATCTGTCCCTGTGGAAACACAATTGGCttttatctgtctttttctctgtctgaccTTCACCCAATGTGCACAGGAGGCAGATGGCTTTCTCTTTGTTCTTGACTGTGATCGAGgaaaaatactgtttgtttctgAATCAGTTTACAAGATCCTAAAGTACAGCCAGGTAGGTGCTGTGCAGTGTTTctgtaatattaaatattacttcAACATACTTCATATTTGACTTTCCAAGTGTACATTTCAAATCCAAATCTAATATTGTTGATAGTAATTCACTCCTCCCTCTGcattgtgtctgtttgtcttcagaATGACCTGACTGGCCAGAGCCTCTTTGATTACCTGCACCCTAAAGACATTGCCAAAGTCAAGGAGCAGCTGTCCTCAGCAGATACTGTAGCACAAGAGAACCTCATAGACACCAAAGGTAACGCAAAGTAGTGGCCAGTGTGCCTTGTGAGAAATGCAAGCTTGATGTCAACAGAAGAAATAGAAATGATGGAGCAATGTTAGTCCAAATTTATGTGCAACAAGTGCAAATATATAGTGAAAGCTAAACCACTTAAATTGCTTTAATAGTCCTCTGGTatcttaaatatatttacttatATATTTTAGTACTGATAGGTACTAGTTTGGGCTTTATTCACGTTGTAAAGTATAATGAGCtatgtttttttgatttttggttTTCAGGGGGTCTTTTAGTGAAGACAGATATCAACTCTGGTTCTTTAAAACTTTGCTCAGGAGTGAGACGTTCGTTTTTCTGCCGGATAAAGTGCAACCAAAACATGGAAGATGAGGATCCTTCTTCCGGCTGCTCAAAGAAAAATGGTAGCATCCTGCACATAGTGTCTGCAACCTCCACTGAACCAATATATTAATTACTGCTGATTAATCCAAGTCTGATGCTCATGCATTAGCGTTAAGTACGTTTAGAATACATCTGAACACTTCCCTTCATTCACAGCAGATCGTAAGGGCTTCTACACCATTCACAACACCGGTTACTTAAAAAGTTGGTCTCCTTTGGATCTGGATGAAAACAACAAGCCGGACAACAGTAGATGTAACTTAAACTGTCTAGTTGCAGTTGCCCGGTTGCATCCTCACATGGTTTCTCAGCCAGCACAGAGTCACGTCAACGTCAAACCCATGGAGTTTGTTTCACGTCATGCCATTGACGGGAAGTTTGTCTTTGTAGATCAAAGGTAAAGTTTGGTTTCACATCGAGACGCGTGTCACACACCTCAGTCCTTTTTTGTAGATTTGAAGAGGATTATTCTAAATATGCTTCTTTTTTCAAGGGCCACCGCCATTTTGGCTTATTTGCCTCAGGAACTGCTGGGAACTTCATTTTATGAATACTTTCATGAAGATGACATTGTTCATTTGGCAGAATGCCACAGACGAGGTATGCGTGTTACAGAGAGAACTTGGCTGATGGATGAAAACTGTCTCTACAACATATACATACAAGTTTTATCTCAAGactagaaatgttttcatttactgtgATTACTCTGAATAGTGGTCTGGTCTGCTCTGGTGGAATTGGAAGCAAAGGTTGAAAATGGGTGTAGTTCATCTATTACCTGTCCTTGAATCCCCCCCCCTGTCGCTGTCTGCTCTAAGTGCTGCAGATGAGAGAGAAGATCAATACAAACTGCTACAAGTTGAAAATAAAAGACGGCTCATTCATCACACTTAGAAGCTGCTGGTTCAGTTTCACGAATCCCTGGACCAAAGAGGTGGAGTACATAGTCTCCATCACTACTGTAGTCAGGTGAGTAAAAACAGTCCTATATCACTATCCATCACTATCCATACCTTTGCCACAATGTGTGCTAATCATTCAACCAAATATATACTTACTGCTTCACACAAAagttgtttcacattttcttgaTAAAGCAGTCCATCTGGTGTTAGACCTGAGGGGAGTTACCATCAATCTGCTGCCTCCCAACACACAGTGGCTCAGAGTGTACTAACACCAGGTAAAAGACAACCCTTTTTTCTATCTGCCGACaaccaaaacaaattaaaagtaaaagtatattACAGCCTCACGATGTTGCAGGTGAAAGGAAACCAGAAGTCCACACAGTGTCTGAAATCCCTGATCGCACGAAGGCAGGAGCTGAGAAAAGTGAGCGAATGACTGAGGAGGAATTACCGGACAACAAGAGGTATAAGTgcacattaataatattttaaaacgtTTAAATCACTAAGTACTGAATATTAGAAAATATCTGGAAACATGCTGTCTTCCCATTCTATTCAATTCCAATGTTAAACGACATTTGAATTTTGTCTTCATGCTGGTTTTCTGACACCGGTTGAAAGGACGGACATCTCCACTGTGGTCTCTGGAGGCCAGAAGGTGTTTGAGGAGAAAGTTTCATCACtcgtctctgctgctgtgaaaaacCCTGCTGGCGGGAAAGCTTGAAAATATGAGCAATAAGGAGCAGATAGACAAGGACAGACTGAAGGAGGTCAAGATCTACTAGAAACTGCTATACCTGGTATAGGATACCTGTGTACACTCTGCAGAAGAGAAGGCCCAGGAGCAAgaacattacaaaaaaatatccatctttaatatttacatactgtatatttagagcAGTCATTTCTGCTTGTACCACTAACGGCTACCTGACTACAAGAACTTGTCTGGACCATATAGGTGAGTACAAGAGATCTGGTAAAACAGAACAAGCTAATGTTGCACGGATAGTATCCATTTCAGGCCTGTCACAGACAAGCAGTTATGCAAACTATCATCCACCACATGGTCCAGCTCAGGGCAGTTCCCATGTAAGGAGAGTAATGCAGAAAATTTACAAACCACATGGTCAACTGTGGGTGACAAAGGCTAAAGTCGGAGAAAAAGAACAGATGGTCAAAACTGAAAGCCTTGTTCAGTTTTATGGCTTCTATAACATTGTGTGCTAACGATGCTAAGGAACAGATTGAAATTCAACTCTGAAGAGCTTTGTGTGAAACAAAGGCTTACGAAAGGCCCCTTTGGATGTCTTGTCCCTataaaggcagaaaaaactCTTCCAAAGGGGTTTAGGAGCTTGTACACAGTGGTCTCAGCACCTGGTAGTGACCAAAATTTGTGTCAGTCACACATAATCCAACAAAAATAAGTGCAGTGAGTCTTGGGATTAGAAAGTACATGGATCAAACATGTCGATATTTTTGTATGGAtgtctttattttatgattttatgtttatttttaaacaacaatttcaagctttgcacaaaaaaaagattctgaCCACAACTGCCTGTGCTCTGCTTAATATCTTGGCTGCGGGAGGAGCAAAACATCACATATCAGATCCAGCCAATGACTACATACCCCATTACAAGATTCAAAGACATCCGATAGCAGTTCAAGTGGAGATCATGTCACTAAGTGGTGATAACTGAATTTCACCATGACCAAAAAGTCATACTCCTACTCTTGTTTTCTTCCCTCCAAAGCACATTTAGTAGTTAGGCCACCCAAGagaatcaaaatcaaaatgatcagtgaaataaaacctgTGAGAAAACAACGACCACAGGAGTGCTCCGTGAAAACCATCAAATTAAGGTACAACAATATTGTAAATAAGGACGTTAATAAGTGTTTTACTGATTTTCTTTcccaaacagaaaaataaattccTTTGGTcaagtacaaaataaaatcaaaacaacagtGAACTCTTCTTTTCACCAGTCTCATGTCCTTTGTGTTGTCTCTCTACAGTCATCCAGGTCTTGAGGCTCTAAGGCTGCAAAGGAGGTGTCAAGGCAATATGGTTATGGTGCCCCTGGCGCTCCATGCTGCAGCATGCTGGGAGTAGGACTAGAGGAGgagtgggggtgggtggggagATGGGGGCAGAGGCATTGAAAGAGGACACAGCGTACCCTCAGACAGCAGGTGAAGGTGCATCAGGATCAGGCTCGTTGCTGTAGTTGTTGCTGTAGTGATTCCCACTAGGTGGATGATTAGGTAGGATGTCTAGTTCATCCACTTGGGGGCCAGGGTGCATCACCACCAGCTGGTCCTGGGGgatgtctgcagctgctgccgcCAGATTAGTGATGGACTTGGACTTAACACACTGGAAGTCCACGTGGCGGCTTTTACCCTCTTCCTTCTCCCAAGACATGCGGATGAAGGGCCTTTGGACGTAGTTGTAAATGACTTCTGGACGACCTCCTGGTCGTTTCTTGACTTTCTCTTTATATGTAGGGTAACCTGTCCGTGGCACAGAGGTGATAAAACTATTAgatgtgtttataataataataatcataatcataataataatgatgggTTTTATCTAATGTTGGTGAGAAATCGACAAGAGTTGGCTTCCAATCAATGTTTCTATTTCAGCTCTAGTTCTCACATAACGGATGGAATTTAGAGCTTAGCATTAGGTTGTACAGGTGTCCtcaataaagtggccagtgtatgtgtgcttgatcacagctgctgtttacagTTACAAATACTTCTCGCCTTCCCAATGGGACAGAGCACAAAGGCAGATGAGTGATATATCTGTGTTATCTGTGATATATCTATTTACTACTCCATTTTCTTAATGGGAAATGTCCTATAAAAGCCTTGCTGCATAAAATAAGCACGGTGTATGTGTAGTATTCTGCACTTGCTATTACAGTTGGCAAGTTCAGCACCTCAAATAGTGGCCTTTACAGTACGAGCTTGAACTCTTCACTTACCTTCAATGCCCAGTCGGATTTTCTTTAATCCTCTCTCCTTTAACACTGATTTGGCAACATCACGGTTCTCGATATACTTGAAAAATCTATACAGTTTTGTGCTGTAAATGACTgtgaagagaagaacaaaagTATGTTGTTTAGAAAATATGTAATTTGTAAATGACAGATCTGTGCGTGTCCATTTGTGTCTACTTACTCTGTGAATACTCTTCTCCCATCTGTGGTGGATATTCCTCATCCCAATCCaccacatcatcatcagtaaGGACTACAATGTGGCATTCCCTCTCTCCGCTCTGAGCACTGGCCACCATTAAAGGCAGAACCATTTCCTCCAGGTAAAACTCAAATTGTCGCCGAGCTCCGTCATTGGAAAGCTCATGCATCAGGGCACCTGATAAAGAAGATTGAGAACTAGAGTTGGAATGACTTTATAAGAGTGTTCAGCTGTCACACGGAGGGTATGAGGTAGTGGGATGACACAGATGAtacaacagagaagaaaaaaatgaagaataCCACACATACtggtcattaaatgtgatctcaTCAAGTCACaactaacaaacacaatatttctaagctgataagacacaaacattgatctttcatgtctgtgttgAACACATCTATTAAACAGACatagtgatggtggaaacaagttcttaaaaagtgttttaagaACTTGTTGAGCCATCTTTGGCATCAATAACCTTAAGCAAGTGCTTCCCATATCTGCGGATTAGACAACATCCAGGAGGAAATTTGGACCATTCTTCTTCAGAACAGCTTCTGCTCAGACATATTGGCttgtctgtttaatgttttgtgtaaTGCTGACTGATGAACAGAGATGTTCACCATCTCCAATGAATCCTTCAAGTCCTCTACAGTTGTTTTTCACGTTACTGAGCGTTCTGCTTTTTGACTGATCTTGGCTGGGCGCCCATTTCTATGGAGAGTAGCCACAGCACCAAACTGTCTCCAGTCAGAATTGGTCTTCCTGCGAACTGATCAGTATCGAAACTCTTGAAGATTTCTTTGCAACTCTTAATAGGTCTTTCATTTTTGTAAACCACTTCCCCGCTCttctaacacctgactccagttgaCATTTAGAGACGTGAGAAACCTTTAGTTTCACTAACTTTTACCATCATGTTGTATGTTTAATGGattgttcaataaaaacatggacaattgtgactgtttctgttgtatcagtttagaaatattttgcttgtgtgtgtgcaaggaTCTGATCATATTCCAATTTATGCATAACAGCAGGAAACTACACTTTCTTGcaactgtaactgtaatataAATAGCTATGAATAAAAACTATGAGAAATATATTTCTACCCATTACCAGCAATGCTCACAGTCTGGTGATTTTATGCTTTGTTAGTTGCAAGACATTGTGGAAGATTGTGGAAGGTGAAAGTGACAAGGCAGCCTTGTGCTGCTTTCTTGTTTACTCACACTGTCACTGTTAATGTGTAACAGCTTTAGCAACCCAGAGGAAATACTCACTAAGGTCTCTGCATTTAATGGTGCTGTAGTCGAAGGAGATGCATAGATAGTCACACGCCTCCCGTAACTCAGGAATAGAGATTCCATCAGGACAACGGATTATCCCAGATTTGTAGTAATCCTGCCAATTACAAGAAACAACAATGAAGACGGTCATACAAACACTGAGCTAATCCATTTACttaacatgaaaacacaagataaaattcatttatttattgttttggaAACATATCATACCTTACTCATCTGTATCTCTACTATTCACCTGTACTACAGCTTTCAGATAAATAACAAAATCGTGCATGATatgattttattacatttgattaGCTGATTATAATTCAGTCAATATACAAATAATCACTGCTCTAAATTCTGTCATTTTATGAAGTTtgtgatattatttaaaaaaaaaaaagttatattaaGGTATGTTTATTGACCTATTTGACTGCGGTTTGTGCTGATGTTGAACTGTAACCTCATATTTTCAGTCTAGTGTAATAGATATTAATAAAGAGAACTAATATTAAAGACAGACTGACCAGAATTGCTCTAAAAACTGTTGAGCTGATGCCCTCAGCCACCTCGTACTCCCCCTTCTCGTTAGGCCGTGTGAAATTATGTTCTCTTCCAGATCCAAACATTCTGAAATAaagcagcttttgtttgttcTCCGTATCAAAGAAACAGGGACATTTCCATTAAACGTAATGTATCTGCATGTCAATTTAATGTGTACACTActtaataacataataattCACACCAAGATATTGTGGTAAAAGTGTTTTGTACCTGCCCAACATGGTATTAGGTTGCGCAGTAAAGATGGAAGGGTCTACTACAAAGCGTGTGTTGTCAACAATCAGAGTTACTCTTTCTGAGGTCCTAATGTTTCGGTTCCCAACAGTGGCTGTCGCTCCTCCTTCTTTAGGATTGTCATAGACAAAAACCATTTCTCCAACTCCCAAGCTTTTGAATGTGCCTTCAGTACTGGACAGGCTGCTGTTGCGACTGCTCACTACCCCGCTGCTGCTGGAGCCGCTGGGAGAGACTCTTTGAGGCCGTGGACTACTAGGCCGTGATGATGGTCCATCTCGTTCACGGTCTACACAGACAAGAAATATGGAATGACTAattaataacacacatacatatgctATAAAATTTCATCTTGATTTTGAGCTGctgttattaatatttagtCCAAATTTGAAAGGAATCAATTCAGAACATGTATTTTGTATCCAGACAAACCAGCTCTTACCAAAATCTAGCATGACATTTACATTAGCCTTTTATTCTTTCAATGCATACTCACCACTGTTGTGTTGGCGGGTGGGTGAGGTGACGTTACGAATGCAGGGGGTGAGCTGGCCTTCTCTCTCATGCGAGGAGTCCCTGGAACGATCGCTGGAGCGGCGGCGGTCACGTGAGCGGTCACAACCCCCACTGGCACCATGCAGGCTCATTTTCCTCTGTTCTGCCTTCACTCGAGATGCTCGGGCGTGACTGCtgcttttcaaaacaaaagcatacTTAACAATCTGTAGAAGGCTCcttggattttttatttaatagttgcaaatatgttaacataatttgcaaagtgtgaaaaacaataaatctacCAAAAATTGTCCTTTCATTTCAAGAGGAAATTTACACTATTATTCTCTTTATTATCTGatttacacacaaatatttaacagtgaCAAGAAGGCGAAACATGATCATGACTACGCAGTGGAGTCAGTCAAACAACCTTAAATAGGAAATCTAACAAGCATCTGTAACAACCAGACATTCCACATTCTTAAGATTTAACTAACAAAGTATGGGACACGCTTAGAATAAGATTGAGTCACATTTCTATCAGCTCTGAAGTCAAACCAGTACTTtcatgaaaaaagagaaaaggaagaagcaATAGGCACAGATTAGTAAGTCATGCTTTATACCATTTGGCTATTTCCCATATGGTAAGATTTTTTAACATCACATCGTCACATCATCACATTATCATCACATAGCTTACTCAACAGCTATAATACTTCAGTAGGCAAGAAATTGTGAAATATTGTTCACCACTAGAAGCACCTCTTCACTCACGCTGAACAGATAGCTAACAGCACAAGTGAAGAGACTATTCCTATTGTCTGTACCTTCCTGTACTGTACTCTCTTCAACAGGGCAGAACAGACCACACAGAAATGCAGATCCCAACTCTTCTTGTCATCCCTACACTACATTTCTATTGCTCCTTGAAGGACTTAATTGGGTAGGATTATCAGTTTGAATTAGGTGAATGTTATCAATGAATTgagaaataacttaaaaattTCCAAAACCAACTTTGGTGGTTAGGTCCCCAATAAGGTGCATGTGGAGGTCTATGACCTGTATAAAGTGaggtttgtgtatgtgaaagaGGTAAGGGCTTGATGCATTCTGTAAACcatctctgctgtgtattaAGTTGCATAACCATTAAAATCCTCAAGACTGTATCATAAGACTGGGTTCATGCTGTATACGGATGTTATTATAAAGCTTGATATAATATCATACACCTGACACATCATTTACAGTTACTGCTACATTTCAATTCCAATGAAGAAATTCTCGATTAACACAGTTAATTGTACAATATCGGTCCTGTCCCAATAGCAACCGACATTCAATAACTGATATGAACTTTTCCTTTGAGTCCAGCCTTTTGGCTCACCTCGAATGCCTGCAAAGTTTACGAGGTCTGCTTGTTGCTTTTCCTTCCCAGGTTTCTGTGTCACTGGAGTTACTGTCATATGACTGCAGACGCGTTGCCATCACCCGTACAGGGGGGAATCCGGTCTGGATCTTTCACCGTTCATAATCTAGTTAATGGCGAAATCAACAAGTCAGTGTGAGCTCCTGATCAGCTCCTAGCAATTTTCGACCTAGCTAGCTGCTATGAGTTCACAAAATAATTTGTCAGCGACTTCAAGTGTGAGTTCCTGTCCGAATGTAGGATAAACGAGCCTGTATGGTCTCGGTTATCGTAGACAATTAACACTGGGTAAATACTGcacttcacaaaacaaaaccttgatAACTTTGCTGTCAGT is a genomic window containing:
- the arntl1b gene encoding aryl hydrocarbon receptor nuclear translocator-like 1b, which codes for MSTFMSSRSTNLISSSTCTTGKTLSRKRKESSSVYLKTHSQIEKRRRDKMNSFIHELASLVPACKTKSRKLDKLSVLRMAVQHIKTLQGSASNYDTEVNHKLAFLSDEELKHLILREADGFLFVLDCDRGKILFVSESVYKILKYSQNDLTGQSLFDYLHPKDIAKVKEQLSSADTVAQENLIDTKGGLLVKTDINSGSLKLCSGVRRSFFCRIKCNQNMEDEDPSSGCSKKNADRKGFYTIHNTGYLKSWSPLDLDENNKPDNSRCNLNCLVAVARLHPHMVSQPAQSHVNVKPMEFVSRHAIDGKFVFVDQRATAILAYLPQELLGTSFYEYFHEDDIVHLAECHRRVLQMREKINTNCYKLKIKDGSFITLRSCWFSFTNPWTKEVEYIVSITTVVSHPGLEALRLQRRCQGNMVMVPLALHAAACWE
- the btbd10b gene encoding BTB/POZ domain-containing protein 10, with the translated sequence MATRLQSYDSNSSDTETWEGKATSRPRKLCRHSSSHARASRVKAEQRKMSLHGASGGCDRSRDRRRSSDRSRDSSHEREGQLTPCIRNVTSPTRQHNSDRERDGPSSRPSSPRPQRVSPSGSSSSGVVSSRNSSLSSTEGTFKSLGVGEMVFVYDNPKEGGATATVGNRNIRTSERVTLIVDNTRFVVDPSIFTAQPNTMLGRMFGSGREHNFTRPNEKGEYEVAEGISSTVFRAILDYYKSGIIRCPDGISIPELREACDYLCISFDYSTIKCRDLSALMHELSNDGARRQFEFYLEEMVLPLMVASAQSGERECHIVVLTDDDVVDWDEEYPPQMGEEYSQIIYSTKLYRFFKYIENRDVAKSVLKERGLKKIRLGIEGYPTYKEKVKKRPGGRPEVIYNYVQRPFIRMSWEKEEGKSRHVDFQCVKSKSITNLAAAAADIPQDQLVVMHPGPQVDELDILPNHPPSGNHYSNNYSNEPDPDAPSPAV